In Clostridia bacterium, the following proteins share a genomic window:
- a CDS encoding fucose isomerase has product MSPYSVPEFTLPKPAAAGEILLIASGDLRESANTVCWPAQAEAERKIVAAFAAEGVTVRRAHPYREDLGHGFIRNQRMGMDVFMNIDPNAPLIVAESVWQYSGNILAGLRSHKGPILTIANWSGQWPGLVGMLNLNGCLYKAGVKFSTIWSKDFDDDFFKKGIRQWLKEGCITHDVSHVRKLDPSTLPATERELGKRLAEFLRFRKAIMGIFDEGCMGMYNAIIEDELLNPLGVYKERLNQSALFAAMRDVPDEEATAVRKWLDKRGMKFVTGPNPETDLTDAQLHEQFKMYIAAMRIADEFGCDTIGIQYQQGLKDLVPASDLVEGLLNNVERPPVKASGNGRELYPGQPLPHYNEVDECAGLDALVTNRVWTAMGLDPATTLHDVRWGEQYHGGGIDEFVWVFLISGAVPASHLKGGYEGASSERQASMYFRLGGGTLKGISKPGAVVWSRVFVEDGKLHADIGRATAVDLPLEETQRRWDATTSQWPIMHAVLHGVTRDQFMARHRANHINVAYAPSDEIADKALAAKAAMMAELGIDVNICGK; this is encoded by the coding sequence ATGTCGCCCTATTCCGTTCCTGAATTCACGCTTCCGAAGCCAGCCGCCGCCGGGGAAATACTCCTTATTGCCAGTGGCGATCTGCGGGAGTCAGCCAACACAGTTTGCTGGCCTGCACAGGCCGAAGCTGAGAGAAAAATTGTGGCTGCATTTGCAGCCGAGGGGGTCACGGTGCGTCGGGCCCATCCATACCGAGAGGACCTGGGCCACGGTTTCATCCGAAACCAGCGGATGGGTATGGACGTGTTCATGAACATCGATCCGAATGCCCCGCTGATCGTAGCCGAGTCAGTGTGGCAGTACAGCGGAAACATTCTGGCCGGGTTGCGAAGTCATAAAGGGCCGATTCTGACGATTGCAAACTGGTCGGGCCAATGGCCTGGGCTGGTGGGCATGTTGAATCTGAATGGCTGCTTGTACAAGGCGGGCGTGAAGTTCAGCACCATCTGGAGCAAGGACTTTGACGATGACTTCTTCAAAAAAGGCATTCGTCAGTGGTTGAAGGAAGGCTGCATCACGCACGACGTCAGCCATGTCCGCAAGCTCGATCCCTCTACCCTGCCGGCGACTGAACGCGAACTCGGAAAGCGTCTTGCGGAGTTCCTTCGCTTCCGCAAAGCGATCATGGGTATCTTCGATGAGGGCTGTATGGGAATGTACAACGCCATCATTGAAGATGAACTGCTGAATCCCCTGGGCGTTTACAAAGAACGCTTGAACCAGTCCGCACTCTTCGCCGCTATGCGCGACGTCCCCGACGAAGAAGCAACGGCTGTTCGCAAATGGCTGGACAAGCGCGGCATGAAGTTCGTTACCGGTCCGAATCCCGAAACCGACCTGACTGACGCACAGTTGCACGAACAATTCAAAATGTACATTGCAGCGATGCGCATCGCCGATGAATTCGGATGCGACACAATCGGCATTCAATATCAGCAGGGTTTGAAGGACCTGGTGCCGGCCTCCGACCTTGTCGAAGGGTTACTGAACAACGTCGAAAGACCTCCGGTTAAGGCAAGCGGCAATGGGCGCGAACTCTACCCCGGACAACCGTTGCCGCATTACAACGAAGTGGACGAGTGCGCGGGTCTCGATGCGCTGGTCACGAATCGCGTATGGACAGCCATGGGACTTGACCCTGCAACCACTCTTCACGATGTGCGTTGGGGCGAACAGTATCACGGCGGCGGCATCGATGAATTCGTTTGGGTATTCCTGATTTCCGGTGCGGTGCCAGCTTCGCATTTGAAAGGCGGATACGAAGGCGCATCCAGCGAACGCCAGGCATCAATGTACTTCCGTCTCGGCGGCGGGACACTTAAGGGAATCAGCAAGCCCGGCGCCGTCGTCTGGAGCCGCGTGTTCGTTGAAGATGGCAAGCTCCACGCCGATATTGGACGCGCAACTGCCGTAGATCTACCCCTCGAGGAGACGCAACGGCGTTGGGACGCGACCACATCTCAGTGGCCGATCATGCACGCCGTCTTGCACGGCGTCACGCGTGACCAGTTCATGGCACGCCATCGCGCCAACCACATCAACGTTGCCTACGCGCCGTCGGACGAAATTGCCGACAAGGCGCTCGCAGCAAAGGCCGCGATGATGGCTGAGTTGGGCATCGACGTAAACATTTGCGGCAAATAG
- the fucP gene encoding L-fucose:H+ symporter permease gives MSLGVDVNAGFEAVPGSKTRSSHKLFSRENALAFFLVTGLFFLWGIPNNLNDVLIRQFMKSFEITRFKAGLVQSAFYTGYFLFSMPAALVMRRFGYKTGLVTGLLLYVAGTFLFWPAAVIANYYLFLLALFVIASGLGFLETGANPFIAQLGDPESSERRLNFSQAFNPLGSIAGVLIGTAFIFSGVEHSSQDIAALKLAGTYETYMRQETMRVIMPYLVLGIVVLFWTFLIIRTKLPEHAVEAPSTHEARKGKFADVFKYPHFTKAVFTQFCYVGAQVGTWSYFIQYVQDYTHQPEKVAGYFLTGTLAAFALGRFASTYLMNFIAPRILMGVFGIINIVLVGIGILLPGWVGLWSIFLTSFFMSLMFPTIFALGLKDLGPNTKLGGSMIVMAIIGGAVFTPVMGLVFEASKSMAVAMCVPLACYVVVTYYAFIGAKVRVPVQPA, from the coding sequence ATGAGCCTCGGTGTAGATGTGAATGCAGGCTTCGAAGCCGTACCCGGCAGCAAGACGCGAAGTTCCCACAAACTGTTTTCCCGCGAGAATGCACTGGCCTTCTTCCTCGTCACAGGGTTGTTTTTCCTGTGGGGCATTCCCAACAACCTCAACGACGTACTCATCCGGCAGTTCATGAAATCGTTCGAAATCACCCGGTTCAAGGCGGGCCTGGTGCAATCGGCTTTTTACACTGGATATTTCCTGTTCTCGATGCCGGCCGCTCTCGTCATGCGAAGGTTCGGCTATAAGACAGGGCTCGTGACCGGCCTTCTCCTCTACGTCGCTGGCACTTTCCTGTTCTGGCCCGCCGCAGTTATCGCGAACTACTACCTCTTCCTCCTTGCGCTATTTGTGATCGCCAGTGGCCTGGGCTTTTTGGAGACTGGCGCTAACCCGTTCATCGCGCAACTAGGTGACCCTGAGAGCTCGGAAAGAAGGCTCAATTTTTCGCAGGCATTCAATCCACTGGGCTCGATTGCCGGAGTGCTGATCGGTACGGCATTCATATTCTCTGGGGTTGAACACAGCAGCCAGGACATTGCGGCCCTTAAGCTTGCTGGGACCTACGAGACCTACATGCGGCAGGAAACGATGCGCGTAATCATGCCATACCTGGTACTGGGCATCGTGGTGCTCTTCTGGACATTTTTGATTATCAGGACAAAGCTCCCGGAACATGCCGTTGAAGCACCGTCCACACATGAGGCTCGTAAAGGCAAGTTCGCTGACGTGTTCAAGTATCCCCACTTCACCAAGGCTGTCTTTACGCAGTTCTGCTACGTGGGAGCGCAGGTTGGCACCTGGAGCTACTTCATTCAATACGTTCAGGACTACACGCATCAACCGGAGAAGGTTGCCGGATATTTCCTGACGGGTACGCTAGCGGCATTCGCATTAGGCCGGTTTGCTTCCACATATCTGATGAATTTCATCGCGCCACGAATATTGATGGGTGTGTTTGGAATTATCAACATTGTGCTGGTGGGTATCGGCATTTTGCTCCCCGGATGGGTAGGGCTCTGGTCGATTTTCTTGACCAGCTTCTTCATGTCCCTGATGTTCCCGACGATTTTCGCGCTTGGCCTCAAGGACCTTGGGCCTAATACGAAGCTCGGCGGCTCCATGATCGTGATGGCGATCATTGGAGGAGCGGTGTTCACGCCGGTGATGGGCCTGGTATTCGAAGCGAGCAAGAGCATGGCGGTAGCGATGTGCGTTCCACTGGCCTGCTATGTCGTCGTTACTTATTACGCTTTCATCGGCGCGAAGGTGCGTGTGCCTGTGCAGCCCGCCTAG
- a CDS encoding RbsD/FucU domain-containing protein, which produces MQSRSVTHAPQAPGWKQTLEDRLPLYGHRNWIVIADSAYPEQARAGIETITSHAGQIEVVEGVLAALASSKHVKPIVYTDHELAFVNEEDAPGIGAYRDRLSEVLGRSEVKVLAHEQIIQKLDEAAKSFRVLIIKTDMTIPYTSVFLELDCAYWGGDAEAALRKAMR; this is translated from the coding sequence TTGCAGTCACGTTCGGTCACCCACGCACCTCAAGCACCTGGGTGGAAACAAACTCTTGAGGACCGTTTACCTCTTTACGGGCATCGGAACTGGATCGTCATTGCAGATTCTGCATACCCGGAGCAGGCGCGGGCAGGAATAGAAACAATAACGTCGCATGCCGGTCAGATTGAAGTTGTGGAGGGAGTTCTGGCCGCGCTCGCATCATCGAAGCACGTTAAGCCGATCGTCTACACCGATCACGAACTTGCGTTCGTTAACGAAGAGGATGCGCCGGGCATCGGCGCCTATCGTGATCGCCTGTCGGAAGTCCTGGGCAGAAGTGAGGTCAAAGTTCTTGCACACGAGCAGATCATTCAGAAACTTGATGAAGCCGCCAAGAGCTTTCGCGTTCTGATCATCAAGACAGATATGACCATTCCCTATACGTCTGTGTTCCTGGAGCTCGATTGCGCCTACTGGGGCGGGGACGCAGAGGCGGCACTGCGCAAAGCAATGCGTTAG
- a CDS encoding rhamnulokinase family protein: MESTINFVAVDLGASSGRLVVGRWNGTSFVLEELHRFANAGVKTRGNLHWDVLRLWSEIKLGLAKYAAKYETRSAGISVDTWGVDFALLDHAGRLLDNPHHYRDPRTEGMPGRAFTRVPRAEVFRQTGIQSLQINTVFQLLSMALSEDARLAAANHLLMMPDLFHYWLSGEKANEYTISSTTQMLDCRRRDWARGMIADLDIPSHFLGPIVTPGTTLERVCPDVLRECGFNSPFPVIAGASHDTASAVAAVPFLSEDSAFISSGTWSLMGVEVKQPITSEHALSLDFTNEGGVGGTIRLLKNITGLWLLQECLQQWQREGREYAWEQVLAIARKARPLRSIVDPDSGDFLSPEDMPKAIRNYCSRTDQPIPQNDGELARCCMESLALKYRSVLQALNSLTGRKLEAIRIVGGGSRNELLCQFTADACELPVYAGPVEASSLGNVMMQAVATGHLDSVATGRERIAASCELVTYEPGCSGDWNEAYTRFESLGKLREFI, translated from the coding sequence ATGGAGTCAACGATCAATTTCGTTGCGGTCGATCTCGGTGCATCAAGCGGCAGACTTGTAGTTGGGCGATGGAATGGCACATCTTTTGTTCTAGAGGAACTGCACCGGTTCGCCAATGCAGGCGTCAAAACGCGCGGCAATCTCCATTGGGATGTGTTGCGTCTGTGGTCCGAAATCAAATTGGGCCTAGCCAAGTACGCTGCGAAATACGAGACTCGTTCGGCCGGGATCAGCGTGGATACCTGGGGCGTGGACTTTGCGCTCCTGGATCATGCAGGGCGCTTGCTCGATAATCCTCATCATTATCGCGACCCGAGGACGGAAGGAATGCCCGGGCGGGCATTTACTCGAGTCCCGCGCGCAGAGGTCTTCCGCCAGACCGGAATACAGTCACTCCAGATAAACACCGTATTCCAGTTGCTCAGCATGGCGCTTTCCGAAGACGCGCGCCTGGCTGCTGCTAATCACTTATTGATGATGCCAGACCTTTTCCATTACTGGCTGTCGGGCGAGAAAGCGAACGAGTACACGATCTCGTCAACGACCCAGATGTTGGACTGCCGGCGACGCGACTGGGCGCGCGGCATGATCGCTGACCTGGACATTCCATCGCATTTTCTGGGGCCGATCGTCACCCCCGGCACAACCTTGGAGCGAGTCTGTCCGGACGTTCTACGTGAGTGTGGCTTCAACAGTCCGTTTCCCGTGATTGCCGGCGCGAGCCACGATACGGCCAGCGCCGTGGCCGCTGTCCCATTTCTGAGTGAGGACAGCGCATTCATCAGTAGCGGCACATGGAGCCTGATGGGCGTTGAGGTGAAACAACCCATCACATCCGAACATGCCCTGTCCCTGGACTTCACCAACGAGGGGGGAGTTGGGGGGACGATTCGCCTTCTCAAGAACATCACAGGGTTGTGGCTGCTGCAGGAATGCCTGCAGCAGTGGCAGCGAGAAGGCCGCGAATACGCCTGGGAGCAAGTCCTGGCAATCGCCAGAAAGGCCAGACCGCTGCGCAGCATTGTCGATCCGGACTCCGGCGACTTTCTCTCTCCCGAGGACATGCCGAAGGCAATCCGAAATTATTGTTCCAGGACCGATCAGCCGATTCCCCAAAACGACGGAGAACTTGCCCGCTGTTGCATGGAGAGTCTCGCTCTCAAGTATCGATCGGTTCTCCAGGCGCTCAATTCACTTACCGGACGCAAACTGGAAGCCATTCGCATTGTTGGCGGGGGCAGTCGCAACGAACTGCTTTGCCAATTCACGGCTGACGCCTGCGAGCTCCCTGTGTATGCGGGTCCGGTCGAGGCCTCCTCGCTGGGCAACGTCATGATGCAAGCGGTCGCAACAGGGCATCTGGACAGCGTTGCGACAGGGCGAGAGCGGATCGCCGCTTCCTGTGAGCTTGTGACTTATGAACCAGGCTGCTCGGGAGATTGGAACGAGGCGTACACGAGATTTGAAAGTCTTGGAAAGCTTCGAGAATTTATTTAA